In one Candidatus Palibaumannia cicadellinicola genomic region, the following are encoded:
- the groL gene encoding chaperonin GroEL (60 kDa chaperone family; promotes refolding of misfolded polypeptides especially under stressful conditions; forms two stacked rings of heptamers to form a barrel-shaped 14mer; ends can be capped by GroES; misfolded proteins enter the barrel where they are refolded when GroES binds), giving the protein MAAKEVKFGNEARVKMLRGVNVLADAVKVTLGPRGRNVVLDKSFGAPVITKDGVSVAREIELEDKFENMGAQMVKEVASKANDAAGDGTTTATVLAQSIVNEGLKAVAAGMNPMDLKRGIDKAVIGAVEELKKLSVPCADSKAIAQVGTISANSDEKVGTLIAEAMEKVGKKGVITVEEGSGLQDELDVVEGMQFDRGYLSPYFINKQETGTVELENPFILLADKKISNIREMLPLLEAVAKASKPLLVIAEDVEGEALATLVVNTMRGIVKVAAVKAPGFGDRRKAMLQDIAVLTAGTVISEEIGLELEKATLEDMGQAKRIVITKDTTIIIDGVGDKAVIDSRVTQINQQREEATSDYDREKLQERVAKLAGGVAVIKVGAATEVEMKEKKARVEDALHSTRAAVEEGVVAGGGVALIRAANGITELRGDNEDQNVGIKVARRAMEAPLRQIVANAGEEPSVIANNVKASEGNMGYNAATEKYGNMIDMGILDPTKVTRSALQYAASIAGLMITTECMVTDLPKEEKPDMGASSGGGMGGMGGMM; this is encoded by the coding sequence ATGGCAGCTAAAGAAGTAAAATTCGGTAACGAAGCTCGCGTCAAAATGCTTAGAGGTGTAAACGTTCTAGCTGATGCAGTAAAAGTTACTCTAGGTCCTAGAGGTCGTAATGTGGTGTTAGACAAGTCTTTTGGCGCTCCTGTCATCACTAAAGACGGTGTTTCTGTTGCACGTGAAATAGAATTAGAAGATAAATTCGAAAATATGGGTGCGCAGATGGTGAAAGAGGTAGCTTCAAAAGCTAATGATGCTGCAGGTGATGGTACTACTACCGCAACAGTACTAGCGCAGTCTATAGTTAACGAAGGGCTAAAAGCAGTGGCCGCTGGTATGAATCCAATGGATCTGAAACGTGGTATCGATAAAGCGGTTATTGGTGCTGTTGAAGAATTGAAAAAACTATCGGTACCTTGTGCAGATTCCAAAGCTATTGCTCAAGTTGGAACTATATCCGCCAACTCTGATGAAAAAGTTGGTACTCTGATCGCTGAAGCGATGGAAAAAGTAGGTAAAAAAGGCGTTATCACTGTTGAAGAAGGTTCTGGTTTACAAGACGAACTGGATGTAGTTGAAGGTATGCAGTTTGACCGTGGCTACTTATCTCCTTATTTCATCAATAAGCAAGAAACCGGGACCGTAGAATTAGAAAATCCGTTCATCTTACTAGCTGATAAAAAAATATCCAATATCCGAGAAATGCTTCCGTTATTAGAGGCTGTGGCTAAAGCAAGCAAACCACTTTTAGTGATAGCTGAAGATGTAGAAGGCGAAGCTCTAGCTACTTTAGTGGTTAATACCATGCGTGGTATCGTAAAAGTCGCAGCAGTAAAAGCACCTGGCTTTGGTGATCGCCGTAAAGCAATGCTGCAAGATATTGCTGTTCTTACAGCTGGTACCGTAATCTCCGAAGAAATCGGTCTAGAACTTGAAAAAGCTACCCTAGAAGATATGGGACAGGCTAAACGGATTGTTATTACGAAAGATACTACGATTATTATCGATGGAGTAGGCGATAAAGCAGTAATTGATAGCCGTGTGACACAGATAAATCAACAGCGTGAAGAAGCTACTTCTGATTACGATCGTGAAAAACTACAGGAACGTGTAGCTAAATTAGCTGGTGGCGTTGCAGTTATTAAAGTTGGTGCAGCCACTGAAGTTGAAATGAAAGAGAAGAAAGCCCGCGTAGAAGATGCTCTACACTCTACTCGTGCTGCAGTAGAAGAAGGTGTTGTTGCAGGCGGTGGCGTAGCGCTCATTCGCGCGGCTAACGGTATTACTGAACTACGTGGCGACAATGAAGATCAAAACGTTGGCATAAAAGTAGCACGACGTGCTATGGAAGCTCCGCTACGTCAGATCGTGGCTAATGCTGGTGAAGAACCATCAGTTATTGCCAACAACGTCAAAGCAAGTGAAGGTAATATGGGTTATAATGCAGCGACAGAAAAGTACGGTAATATGATTGATATGGGTATACTAGATCCAACTAAAGTTACTCGTTCTGCACTACAGTATGCTGCTTCAATTGCTGGTCTTATGATCACTACAGAATGTATGGTCACAGATCTTCCCAAAGAAGAAAAGCCTGATATGGGCGCCTCGAGTGGCGGTGGTATGGGCGGTATGGGCGGCATGATGTAA
- the efp gene encoding elongation factor P, whose translation MTSYNTNEFRSGLKIMLDGEPCAIIDHEFVKPGKGQAFNRVRLRQLISDKVLEKTFKSGDSVEAADVIDLHLNYLYKDSYLWYFINNNNFEQLAADAKAVGDHAKWLVKQAACVLTLWNGQPIIVTPPKFVELEVISTNPGIKGDTVSTSYKPATLTTGAIVKVPLFIQNGEIIKVDTRSSEYVSRVK comes from the coding sequence ATGACGTCTTATAATACTAACGAATTCCGTTCTGGTCTTAAAATCATGTTAGATGGCGAACCCTGTGCGATTATCGATCATGAGTTTGTTAAACCAGGTAAAGGACAGGCATTCAACCGAGTACGTCTACGTCAGCTTATTTCGGATAAGGTGCTCGAAAAAACTTTTAAGTCTGGTGATTCTGTTGAAGCAGCTGATGTAATAGATCTCCACCTTAATTATCTATATAAGGACAGTTATTTATGGTATTTTATAAATAATAATAACTTTGAACAACTAGCTGCGGATGCGAAAGCTGTTGGCGACCATGCTAAATGGTTAGTCAAACAAGCAGCTTGTGTACTCACCCTATGGAACGGTCAGCCTATTATCGTAACCCCACCAAAATTTGTTGAATTAGAAGTTATTTCTACCAATCCTGGTATCAAAGGTGATACCGTTAGTACTAGCTATAAACCAGCGACCTTAACTACTGGAGCAATCGTGAAAGTTCCTTTATTTATCCAGAACGGTGAAATAATTAAAGTAGACACCCGCTCTAGTGAGTATGTATCTAGAGTTAAATAA
- the miaA gene encoding tRNA (adenosine(37)-N6)-dimethylallyltransferase MiaA, whose protein sequence is MTKHCSRLPIAIFLMGPTASGKTALAVKLYQQLPVEIISVDSALIYRGMDIGTAKPDSYVLTQAPHRLINICDPAEPYSTADFCRHALDEMADITAAGRIPLLVGGTMLYFKALLNGLSPLPKANNEIRIRIKHEAKTTGWAALHRKLQEIDVRAANRIHPNDSHRVSRALEVFLVSGNTITEMNKISGDALKYQVHQFALVPFNRFLLHQRIVRRFHQMLNDGFENEVSMLFARNDLNQDMPSIRCVGYRQIWSYLAGETDYDDMVFRSISATRQLAKRQMTWLRGWPAVNWLDSEQPDTALNRVLQVMGAYTG, encoded by the coding sequence ATGACTAAGCATTGCAGTCGCCTACCTATAGCTATATTTCTTATGGGACCAACAGCATCTGGTAAAACTGCATTAGCGGTTAAACTATACCAGCAGTTACCGGTTGAAATTATCAGTGTTGATTCAGCGCTGATTTATCGCGGCATGGATATTGGTACTGCGAAGCCAGACAGTTATGTACTGACGCAGGCACCACACAGGCTGATCAATATCTGCGATCCAGCAGAACCATATTCAACTGCAGATTTTTGCCGTCATGCACTTGATGAAATGGCTGATATAACCGCAGCAGGACGTATACCATTGCTTGTAGGTGGAACAATGCTTTACTTCAAAGCATTGCTAAATGGATTATCCCCATTGCCTAAGGCTAATAATGAAATACGTATACGCATTAAACATGAGGCCAAAACTACAGGATGGGCAGCGTTACACCGGAAATTACAAGAAATTGATGTTAGAGCTGCAAATCGTATTCATCCGAATGATTCACATAGAGTATCCCGAGCACTAGAAGTTTTTTTAGTTTCAGGTAACACTATAACGGAAATGAATAAAATATCTGGTGATGCGTTAAAGTATCAAGTGCATCAATTTGCTCTGGTGCCATTTAATCGCTTCTTGCTACACCAGCGTATCGTACGGCGATTTCATCAGATGTTAAATGATGGATTTGAAAATGAAGTCAGTATGCTTTTTGCACGTAATGATCTGAATCAAGACATGCCATCCATCCGTTGCGTTGGCTACCGTCAGATATGGTCATACCTAGCCGGAGAAACAGATTATGATGATATGGTATTTCGTAGTATTTCTGCAACACGACAGCTTGCCAAGCGCCAAATGACCTGGTTGCGGGGTTGGCCAGCTGTCAACTGGCTAGATAGTGAGCAACCTGACACAGCTCTTAACAGAGTATTACAAGTGATGGGTGCATATACTGGTTGA
- the orn gene encoding oligoribonuclease, with the protein MPVNDNNLIWIDLEMTGLDPTHDRIIEVATLITDTDLNVIAEGPVLAVHQCEAQLTLMDEWNTRTHTTSGLVERVRNSTLNEETAVAQTLTFLKEWVPAGKSPICGNSIGQDRRFLYRYMPALEAYFHYRYLDVSTLKELARRWRPEIMVGLKKKNSHKALDDIRESVAELVYYRAHFIRLEPN; encoded by the coding sequence ATGCCGGTAAATGACAATAACTTAATATGGATAGATCTAGAAATGACTGGTCTTGATCCTACACATGATCGTATTATTGAAGTTGCTACATTAATCACTGATACTGATTTAAACGTCATAGCTGAAGGGCCAGTTTTAGCAGTTCATCAGTGTGAAGCTCAACTAACGTTAATGGATGAATGGAATACCCGTACCCATACTACTAGTGGATTAGTGGAAAGAGTTCGTAATAGTACGTTAAATGAAGAAACAGCAGTAGCACAAACGCTTACTTTTTTAAAGGAGTGGGTACCAGCTGGTAAATCGCCAATCTGTGGTAATAGTATTGGTCAAGATCGACGTTTTCTCTATCGTTACATGCCAGCACTAGAAGCTTATTTTCATTATCGGTACCTAGATGTCAGTACCTTAAAAGAACTTGCTCGCCGATGGCGTCCGGAAATTATGGTAGGTCTGAAGAAAAAAAACAGCCATAAGGCTCTGGATGATATTCGTGAGTCAGTGGCAGAATTAGTTTATTATCGCGCACATTTTATCCGTCTTGAGCCTAATTGA
- the asd gene encoding archaetidylserine decarboxylase (Phosphatidylserine decarboxylase is synthesized as a single chain precursor. Generation of the pyruvoyl active site from a Ser is coupled to cleavage of a Gly-Ser bond between the larger (beta) and smaller (alpha chains). It is an integral membrane protein.), whose product MLYRIIKALQHLLYLPKYWLTQLAGWGAELQGGWLTSVVITLFVRFYKVNMQEALQPDIATYSTFNTFFIRALNKYARPIDTDHSVLVLPADGMISQLGSIKGEWIFQAKGYHYSLEALLAGQDHMINDFRNGSFATTYLSPKDYHRIHMPCNGVLRNMIYVPGDLFSVNPSTVTKIPNLFARNERVICLFDTDFGSIAQILIGATIVGSIETVWAGTVTPPRAGMIKYWHYPKVVANDAIVLLKGQEMGRFKLGSTVINLFPSGRVQLVDHLHASYVTRVGQPLAYGIVLAVS is encoded by the coding sequence GTGCTGTATAGAATAATAAAAGCATTACAACACCTACTGTATCTACCTAAATATTGGTTGACCCAGCTAGCTGGTTGGGGTGCTGAACTCCAGGGCGGCTGGCTAACTAGCGTAGTGATTACACTATTCGTACGCTTCTATAAAGTCAATATGCAAGAAGCGCTACAGCCTGATATAGCTACTTATTCTACATTCAATACATTTTTTATCCGTGCGCTCAATAAATACGCTCGTCCGATCGATACAGATCATTCGGTACTAGTACTGCCCGCTGACGGTATGATATCCCAATTAGGATCTATCAAAGGAGAGTGGATTTTTCAAGCTAAAGGTTATCACTATAGCTTAGAAGCTCTACTAGCTGGTCAAGATCATATGATCAATGATTTTCGTAATGGAAGTTTTGCTACCACTTATCTTTCTCCTAAAGATTATCACAGGATTCATATGCCTTGTAACGGCGTATTGCGCAACATGATCTATGTACCAGGTGATCTATTTTCAGTTAATCCTTCTACGGTTACCAAGATTCCTAATCTATTTGCTCGTAACGAGCGAGTCATTTGTTTATTCGATACTGATTTCGGCTCCATAGCACAAATTCTTATTGGCGCAACTATTGTCGGTAGTATAGAAACAGTCTGGGCGGGTACTGTAACACCACCACGAGCAGGTATGATCAAATATTGGCACTATCCAAAAGTCGTAGCAAACGATGCCATCGTATTACTGAAAGGGCAAGAAATGGGCCGCTTTAAGCTTGGCTCTACCGTCATTAATTTGTTCCCTAGCGGTAGAGTCCAGCTGGTAGATCACCTACATGCGAGTTATGTTACCCGTGTTGGACAGCCGTTAGCATATGGCATCGTCCTAGCTGTAAGCTAA
- the mutL gene encoding DNA mismatch repair endonuclease MutL — MPIQILSPQLVNQIAAGEVVERPASVVKELVENSLDAGATRIDIKVERGGAKTIRIRDNGSGISKEELALAIARHATSKISSMEDLDCITSMGFRGEALASVSSVARLTITSRTTGQNEAWQAYAEKYDKTVTIKPAAHPIGTTVEVVDLFYNTPARRKFMRAETTEFKHIEEVIRRIALARFDVTFILQHNDKTVQQYRAVIEPSKYSQRLSRLCGTAFVKRALAVSWQHSDLTIQGWAEDPRGEDLPEMQYSYVNQRMIRDKLINHAIRQAYQEQLVGMRQPAFVIFIVINPKQVDINVHPAKKEVRFHQARQVHHLIYQAVITVLQHNLPVRSARQQGVKTAQPHVILLSKENKSVNYSACAKDSNELKLQEVPPLAAQTCYDPYSFGRVLTFCSPSYALLESANGLSLLSLPFAERYLTERQLMPEDNTLLAQPLLIPLRMILRPCEAAALHHHRIFLQNMGILLQSNEHQAILNAVPLQLLRKKNLQNLIPELLGYLSSEASVTYHKVAAWLARRINDEVTIWSYSRAIPLIAEIERLCPHWVNKPPNGLMVTLNIETAIKALNYD, encoded by the coding sequence ATGCCCATTCAGATACTGTCGCCACAATTAGTCAACCAAATAGCAGCCGGTGAAGTAGTAGAACGGCCTGCGTCGGTAGTAAAAGAATTGGTAGAAAATAGCCTAGATGCTGGCGCTACGCGTATCGATATTAAGGTAGAACGTGGTGGAGCTAAAACAATACGCATCCGTGACAACGGCAGCGGTATCAGTAAAGAGGAACTAGCACTAGCTATTGCCCGCCATGCTACCAGCAAAATATCTAGCATGGAAGATTTAGATTGTATAACGAGCATGGGATTTCGTGGTGAAGCCCTAGCTAGTGTTAGCTCGGTAGCTCGCCTGACTATTACTTCACGTACTACAGGGCAAAATGAAGCTTGGCAGGCATACGCCGAAAAATACGATAAAACTGTTACTATTAAACCGGCTGCACATCCGATAGGGACCACAGTGGAAGTTGTAGATCTATTTTATAATACACCAGCTAGACGTAAGTTCATGCGTGCTGAAACTACTGAGTTCAAGCATATTGAAGAGGTTATTCGCCGAATAGCACTTGCGCGATTCGACGTAACATTTATTCTACAACATAACGATAAAACTGTACAGCAATACCGCGCTGTCATAGAACCTAGTAAATATTCGCAGCGACTCAGTCGTTTGTGTGGAACCGCTTTTGTCAAGCGTGCACTAGCAGTGTCCTGGCAGCATAGCGATTTGACTATTCAGGGTTGGGCTGAAGATCCTCGCGGCGAAGATTTGCCGGAAATGCAATACAGTTACGTCAACCAACGTATGATACGAGATAAGCTAATTAACCACGCTATCCGCCAGGCCTACCAGGAGCAGTTGGTAGGGATGCGGCAACCAGCTTTTGTTATATTTATCGTAATTAACCCTAAACAAGTGGATATCAATGTTCATCCAGCTAAAAAAGAGGTGCGATTTCATCAAGCAAGACAGGTGCACCATTTGATTTATCAGGCGGTCATTACTGTTTTGCAACATAATCTACCTGTCCGTTCCGCTAGACAGCAAGGTGTGAAAACAGCTCAACCTCATGTTATTCTACTGAGTAAGGAGAATAAGTCAGTCAATTATTCGGCTTGCGCAAAAGACTCTAATGAACTAAAGCTACAAGAAGTACCGCCCCTGGCGGCACAAACCTGCTACGATCCATATAGTTTCGGTAGAGTACTAACTTTTTGCTCTCCTTCCTATGCGCTGTTAGAATCAGCTAATGGATTGTCCTTATTATCACTGCCATTCGCGGAACGCTATCTCACTGAGCGTCAATTAATGCCAGAAGACAATACTCTGCTAGCTCAGCCGCTACTCATTCCACTACGTATGATATTACGCCCTTGCGAAGCTGCTGCGCTTCATCACCATAGGATATTTTTGCAAAACATGGGGATTTTACTGCAATCTAACGAGCATCAGGCAATACTTAATGCAGTACCTTTGCAATTATTAAGAAAAAAAAATCTACAAAACTTGATTCCAGAACTGTTAGGCTACCTTAGTAGTGAAGCATCCGTAACATATCATAAAGTTGCTGCTTGGTTAGCACGCAGGATCAATGATGAAGTGACTATATGGAGCTATTCCAGAGCGATACCATTAATCGCAGAAATAGAGCGACTTTGTCCACATTGGGTGAACAAACCCCCTAATGGACTTATGGTTACACTTAATATTGAAACTGCCATAAAAGCCTTGAACTATGACTAA
- the tsaE gene encoding tRNA (adenosine(37)-N6)-threonylcarbamoyltransferase complex ATPase subunit type 1 TsaE, with translation MEKLIIPLPDEMATVALGATLAVACQQACVIYLYGDIGAGKTTLCRGFLRALGYVGNVKSPTYTLIEPYVLARWTVYHFDLYRLANTEELELIGIRDYLDHCALCLIEWPQHGEGILPTMDLSLTLKSQGIIRRAELQTYNANGEHLLAALSLLQEPYS, from the coding sequence ATGGAAAAACTGATCATCCCTTTACCAGATGAAATGGCAACAGTGGCTTTAGGTGCGACATTAGCCGTCGCATGCCAACAAGCTTGTGTAATTTATCTTTATGGCGATATTGGCGCCGGTAAGACGACCTTATGTCGAGGATTTCTACGGGCGTTAGGGTATGTGGGAAATGTTAAAAGTCCTACTTATACTTTGATAGAGCCATATGTGTTAGCACGCTGGACGGTTTATCATTTCGATCTTTACCGTTTAGCAAACACAGAGGAACTAGAGTTAATAGGTATACGAGACTATTTAGATCATTGTGCTCTATGTTTGATAGAGTGGCCACAACATGGTGAAGGTATTTTACCCACTATGGATCTATCTCTTACCCTTAAGTCTCAGGGGATAATACGTCGGGCTGAGCTACAAACATACAACGCTAACGGCGAACACCTGCTGGCAGCTTTGTCCTTGCTGCAGGAACCTTATTCATGA
- the mscM gene encoding miniconductance mechanosensitive channel MscM: MMMFLLGWLVTAPVLTAKLPDENTIQKDLQQELDDKSTVNHTAIIEALQLALNAVAESKASSAKIKEYQKVIDDFPALTRQLRAKKHKALEQSAQIILHHNISTRELNQQLLQVNRKFIDLTRQLQHEQEIARAISDSLGFLPQQQTVARRALNDVEQQLQALPTPCTPLEQAQATTLQAEQIARRLKVDELDLAQLSANNRQELSRLRAELLKKRHDHMDQQLQMLRNQLNNLYQQEAEQALEHTEIIAEKGKTLPQFISDQLQTNHQLSIALNKQAQRMDTIVSQQRQVASQTQKVRQALTALIEQEPWLNESPILGETLRTQVSNLPDLPKPQKLDSQMAQRRVKRLQYEELINQLPQFVQGKQDDGSPLKPTQKRILAAQLTTQRNLLNALLTGGDTEILELTKLKVAHSQLEDAMKELRETAHSYLFWVADVTPITFAYPLLVGQDLKMLLTLDTYHQLLCALKMIFTRHETLIQLFGALVLIGFSLSSRRHYHTFLVRSSGRVGKVNQDHFTLTLRTVFWSLLIALPLPVLWSALGYGLRHAWPYPAAVAIGEGVSATVLILWIFMVSTCFAKQQGLFIVHFGWPAPQVKRAQRYYAFFIGIIVPLMMVLIALDTYRDREFAGTLGRLCFILLCTCLGLVTVSLKRAGLPLHLDQHGSSDHIINRFLWNTLICAPVVAAIASCLGHLATAQALLSRLETSVAIWFLLLIIYYIIRRWMLIQRRRIAFERAKQRRAEILAQRARNEEHLSQLQLNEAAAEVDEKVLDLDTMSAQSLQLVRSIITLIAILSIILLWSDIYSAFGFLEKIKLWDVTSTLQGVDIIQPITLGAVLVAIVVFLITTQLVRNLPALLELALLQHLNLTPGTGYAITTLTKYSLMLLGGLIGFSFIGIDWSKLQWLVAALGVGLGFGLQEIFANFISGLIILFEKPIRISDTVTIRNLTGNITRINTRATTITDWDRKEIIMPNKAFITEQFVNWSLSDTVTRVVLNVPAPPGANIEQVTHILVQAARRCPLVLEIPAPEAYLVDLQQGLPLFELRMHVAEMGHRMPLRHQVHTQIINEYREHELELPFPPFQWRTDQFRIDKSVY, from the coding sequence ATGATGATGTTCCTACTAGGATGGCTAGTTACCGCTCCAGTATTAACTGCTAAGCTACCTGATGAGAATACTATTCAAAAGGATCTACAACAGGAGCTTGATGATAAAAGTACTGTGAATCATACCGCTATAATTGAGGCTCTGCAGTTAGCATTAAACGCGGTTGCAGAGAGTAAAGCGTCGAGCGCAAAAATTAAAGAATATCAGAAGGTCATCGATGATTTTCCTGCTCTGACGCGACAGTTACGTGCTAAAAAACACAAAGCATTGGAACAATCAGCTCAGATAATACTACATCACAACATCTCTACTAGAGAACTAAACCAGCAATTGCTACAGGTAAACAGAAAATTTATTGATCTAACGAGACAATTGCAACATGAGCAGGAAATAGCGCGCGCTATCAGCGACTCACTAGGCTTCTTACCGCAGCAGCAAACAGTTGCGCGTAGAGCGCTAAATGATGTAGAGCAACAACTTCAGGCGTTACCAACACCATGTACACCGCTAGAGCAGGCGCAAGCAACCACATTGCAGGCAGAACAAATAGCGCGCAGGTTAAAAGTTGATGAATTAGACCTAGCGCAACTTAGTGCCAATAATCGGCAGGAACTTTCACGTCTTCGCGCAGAACTATTAAAGAAACGTCACGATCATATGGATCAACAGTTGCAAATGTTACGCAATCAGCTAAATAATCTATACCAGCAGGAGGCAGAACAAGCGCTTGAACATACTGAAATAATCGCAGAAAAAGGTAAAACTTTACCTCAATTCATTAGTGATCAGTTACAAACTAACCACCAACTATCTATTGCTCTGAATAAACAGGCTCAACGCATGGATACGATTGTTTCGCAGCAACGCCAGGTAGCATCACAGACTCAAAAAGTACGACAGGCACTAACTGCATTAATCGAGCAGGAACCGTGGCTCAATGAATCACCAATACTTGGGGAGACCTTACGTACTCAAGTTTCTAATTTACCGGATCTACCCAAACCTCAGAAACTGGATAGCCAGATGGCGCAGCGGCGAGTTAAGCGCTTGCAGTATGAAGAGTTAATCAATCAACTGCCACAGTTTGTGCAAGGCAAACAAGATGACGGCTCGCCGCTCAAACCAACACAAAAGCGTATCTTAGCTGCCCAGTTGACAACTCAACGTAACCTACTCAATGCACTGCTAACCGGAGGCGACACAGAAATACTTGAGCTCACTAAACTGAAGGTTGCTCACAGCCAGTTGGAAGACGCGATGAAGGAGCTCAGAGAAACAGCACATAGCTATCTTTTCTGGGTGGCTGATGTAACTCCTATTACCTTTGCTTATCCTCTACTTGTTGGTCAAGATCTAAAGATGCTCCTAACGTTAGATACTTACCATCAACTTTTATGTGCACTTAAAATGATATTTACTAGACATGAAACTTTGATTCAGCTTTTTGGTGCTCTAGTACTGATCGGATTCAGCTTAAGTTCACGCCGGCACTATCATACTTTTCTCGTACGTTCTAGCGGTAGAGTCGGTAAAGTTAATCAAGATCATTTCACTCTAACATTACGTACAGTGTTCTGGTCATTACTGATCGCCTTACCGCTACCGGTATTATGGTCGGCTCTAGGTTACGGTTTACGTCATGCTTGGCCTTATCCAGCGGCGGTAGCGATTGGCGAAGGTGTAAGCGCTACTGTTTTAATACTGTGGATATTTATGGTGAGCACTTGTTTCGCTAAACAACAAGGGCTTTTTATTGTTCACTTTGGCTGGCCAGCACCACAAGTTAAGCGGGCGCAGCGCTATTATGCGTTTTTTATCGGTATTATTGTACCATTGATGATGGTGTTAATTGCCTTAGATACTTACCGCGACCGTGAGTTTGCCGGCACACTAGGCAGGCTATGCTTTATATTGTTATGTACCTGCTTGGGATTAGTTACTGTGAGTCTGAAACGCGCTGGATTACCGTTACATCTTGATCAACATGGTTCTAGCGATCATATTATAAACCGTTTTCTATGGAATACTCTGATCTGTGCACCAGTAGTGGCAGCCATAGCTTCTTGCCTTGGTCATCTCGCAACAGCCCAAGCATTGCTATCGAGGTTAGAAACATCAGTTGCTATATGGTTCTTGCTGCTGATTATTTATTATATAATCCGGCGCTGGATGTTGATCCAGCGCCGGCGTATCGCTTTCGAGCGCGCCAAACAGCGCCGTGCAGAAATTTTAGCTCAGCGTGCACGTAATGAAGAGCATTTATCTCAGTTACAATTAAATGAGGCAGCTGCAGAAGTCGATGAAAAGGTACTAGATCTCGATACTATGAGCGCTCAGTCGCTGCAATTGGTACGATCTATTATCACCCTCATTGCTATCTTATCGATTATCCTGCTGTGGTCGGATATTTACTCAGCATTTGGCTTTTTAGAGAAAATAAAATTATGGGATGTCACATCTACTCTCCAGGGCGTAGATATCATTCAGCCTATTACGCTAGGCGCAGTATTAGTTGCTATTGTAGTTTTCCTCATAACAACACAGCTGGTGCGCAACCTACCTGCACTACTGGAATTAGCGCTATTGCAACATTTAAATCTCACACCTGGTACTGGGTATGCTATTACGACACTTACTAAATACAGTCTGATGCTTTTAGGAGGGCTCATTGGATTTTCTTTCATAGGCATCGATTGGTCGAAGTTACAATGGTTAGTAGCGGCGTTAGGTGTGGGATTAGGGTTTGGTTTACAAGAAATTTTCGCTAACTTTATCTCTGGCCTAATTATCTTATTCGAAAAACCAATTAGGATCAGTGATACCGTTACTATCCGTAACCTGACTGGGAATATCACCCGTATTAATACTAGAGCTACAACGATTACCGACTGGGATCGTAAAGAAATAATCATGCCCAACAAAGCATTTATTACCGAACAGTTTGTCAATTGGTCACTGTCTGATACGGTAACGCGTGTCGTTTTAAATGTTCCCGCACCACCTGGCGCGAACATCGAACAGGTAACCCATATTTTAGTACAGGCTGCACGTCGCTGTCCGCTAGTATTAGAAATTCCTGCACCGGAAGCGTATCTAGTAGATTTGCAGCAGGGTTTACCACTTTTTGAATTACGTATGCACGTTGCTGAAATGGGTCACCGCATGCCTTTACGCCATCAGGTACATACACAGATTATCAACGAATACCGAGAACATGAGCTAGAATTACCATTTCCACCGTTTCAGTGGCGTACAGATCAGTTCCGCATCGATAAGTCAGTGTATTAA